Genomic segment of Oceanimonas sp. GK1:
GCCTGCTCGAACTCGATGCCCCGCTCCGCCAGGCGGCGCCGGTTAAGGGTGTAGCCCTGAACCAGGTGCTCTTTCAGCACCTGGGTCGCCCACTGGCGAAACTGGACGCCGCGCTGGGACTTTACCCGATAGCCCACAGATATGATGACATCCAGTGAGTAACGAGAGACCGGCTTGTCTGAGCCAGCAATATGCATTTTTTGCATATTGCTTTCCTCGGGCAGCTCGCCCTCCTTGAACACATTGCGAATGTGGCGGGAAATCACTGACTGATCGCGGCGAAACAGCTCACACATCTGGGCCTGATTCAGCCACACCGTTTCCTGCTCCAGCGCCACTTCCAGTTGTGCTTGCCCGTCGGCACTGGTGAAAATTTGGATCTGTTGGTTTGGCATCGTCTGGTTCGTTCCGTGGCTAGCATTCGGTTGGTTTAGCCTCAGTAACAATGCTTTGCCAACGGGTGTCAACCGCTAAACAACATCTACTTGGCACTGGCCATGTCTGCCAGCACCTCCGCCACCAGCGACTGCTGATGGCCCACCCGTTGGGTGACCTGCTGCACAATCTCCATCCGGGTCTGTGCGCCCGCCTGAATATCGTCAATCGCCGCCAGGGCCTGGCTGGCCTCCTGCAAACAGGTGCCGCGGGACTGATCGATATTCTCCAGCCCGGTGCGTGCCCTGGCGGCGGAATGCCCCAGGTTTTCGGCAATGTCCCGAATTTGTTCGCTGGACTGGTTCACCCGGCGGGACAAATTGCGCACCTCGTCCGCCACCACCGCAAAACCCCGGCCATGCTCCCCCGCTCGCGCCGCTTCGATGGAGGCATTGAGGGCCAGCAGGTTGGTCTGTTTGGCGATGTCCTGAATGTTGCCCACAATGGCGCCGATTTCGGCGGATTGCTCCTGCAACTGACTGAATATCCGATCGATATTCTCCATATCACCGGCGAGTGAGCGGATCGCGGCCTCCGAGGCGCGAATGCGGTGGGCGGTCTCGGCCACCTTGTTGCCGGATTGCCGGGCCAGCACGCCGGCCTGTGCCATTTCTTCCAGGATCCGCCCGGCATTGGTACTCAGTTTGTCCAGGTCCGCCAGCAGGCGTTGAGGGTTGACCAAAGCGGATGCAGGCTGAGCCGTGTTTGCGGGCGCGGGTACGGCTACCGGTGGCGGCGAAGGTGGTGTTTCCATCACAACCGGCTCAGCTACTGCCTGTTCGACCATCTTCACCGGCAACCGCAGGGCCAGGCAAGCCGTCACCAAGAGCAATAAGATGCCCGATAAAGACAGTGCCAGGGCCGCCCCATCCTGAGCTCCCTGTCGAACGGAAAGCGTAACCAGCATCATGGCCAGGAGACTGAAACACATGCTCAATACGATTTTGATACGAGATTCGGGGGATGTTGTGCAAACAACACCGGCTTGATAAGCGTCCATGGCGAGTCATCCCTTGCAGGTTCAGTGCTTGATATCTGTTAAGGCGGGAGCGGGAGTGTGGATGGGGGGGCAGACGCACCCTGTTACCGGGTGCGCCGTCGTTGCAGGTTACTCCAACTGTTTCAGCAGCCATTCGGCAAACCGGGCCGGCACTTCCACCGAGGGCACATGGCCCACCTGCTCCAGGATCACCGGCTCGCCGGCGCCGCTGCATTCGGCCAGGGTGCGCAGGGTGTCGGGCGGGGTGGCCACGTCGTCGCTGCCGCCCACCAGCAGCAGGGGCACGCCATGGCCCTGCAGTTGCTCACGGAAGTCGGCGCGGCCCAGCATCTCGCACAGCAGGG
This window contains:
- a CDS encoding methyl-accepting chemotaxis protein, producing the protein MDAYQAGVVCTTSPESRIKIVLSMCFSLLAMMLVTLSVRQGAQDGAALALSLSGILLLLVTACLALRLPVKMVEQAVAEPVVMETPPSPPPVAVPAPANTAQPASALVNPQRLLADLDKLSTNAGRILEEMAQAGVLARQSGNKVAETAHRIRASEAAIRSLAGDMENIDRIFSQLQEQSAEIGAIVGNIQDIAKQTNLLALNASIEAARAGEHGRGFAVVADEVRNLSRRVNQSSEQIRDIAENLGHSAARARTGLENIDQSRGTCLQEASQALAAIDDIQAGAQTRMEIVQQVTQRVGHQQSLVAEVLADMASAK